In one window of Eubalaena glacialis isolate mEubGla1 chromosome 13, mEubGla1.1.hap2.+ XY, whole genome shotgun sequence DNA:
- the EPO gene encoding erythropoietin has translation MGVRECAALLLLLSLLLPSLGLPVLGAPPRLICDSRVLERYILEAKEAENATVGCAEGCSFSENITVPDTKVNFYAWKRMEVQQQAVEVWQGLALLSEAILQGQALLANSSQPSEALQLHVDKAVSGLRSLTSLLRALGAQKEAVPLPDAASSAAPLRTFTVDTLCKLFRIYSNFLRGKLTLYTGEACRRGDR, from the exons ATGGGGGTGCGCG AATGTGCTGCCCTGCTGCTTCTGCTGTCCTTGCtgctgccctctctgggcctcccagtCCTGGGCGCCCCTCCACGCCTCATCTGTGACAGCCGAGTCCTGGAGAGGTACATCCTGGAGGCCAAGGAGGCCGAAAATGCCACG GTGGGCTGTGCTGAAGGCTGCAGCTTCAGTGAGAACATCACTGTCCCAGACACCAAGGTTAACTTCTATGCCTGGAAGAGGATGGAG GTCCAGCAGCAGGCTGTGGAAGTCTGGCAGGGCCTGGCCCTGCTCTCAGAAGCCATCCTGCAGGGCCAGGCCCTGTTGGCCAACTCGTCCCAGCCATCCGAGGCCCTGCAGCTGCACGTGGACAAAGCTGTCAGCGGCCTGCGAAGCCTCACCTCCCTGCTTCGGGCACTGGGAGCCCAG AAGGAAGCCGTCCCCCTGCCAGACGCAGCCTCCTCTGCAGCCCCCCTCCGAACATTCACTGTTGATACTTTGTGCAAACTTTTCCGAATCTACTCCAATTTCCTGCGGGGAAAGCTGACGCTGTACACAGGGGAGGCCTGCAGGAGAGGGGACAGGTGA